From a single Alkaliphilus flagellatus genomic region:
- a CDS encoding DUF2680 domain-containing protein: MKKFTILSIIAVLVLSMGIVAFADSGKEAPQWYKDMIEWRKEQVNEAVTNGEITEEDAKYWNEEIDRMEEHHNEYGYGQGMMGQYRSRNNRGSGRNNFMGGFGPGSCHRW; the protein is encoded by the coding sequence ATGAAAAAATTTACAATCTTATCTATTATTGCAGTTCTAGTTTTATCAATGGGAATTGTAGCTTTTGCAGATAGTGGAAAAGAGGCACCACAATGGTATAAAGACATGATTGAGTGGAGAAAAGAACAAGTAAACGAAGCTGTTACAAATGGAGAAATTACTGAAGAAGATGCTAAATATTGGAATGAGGAAATTGATCGTATGGAAGAACATCATAATGAATATGGATATGGTCAAGGAATGATGGGACAATACAGAAGTAGAAATAACAGAGGATCAGGAAGAAATAATTTTATGGGAGGTTTTGGTCCAGGATCCTGCCATAGATGGTAA
- a CDS encoding methyl-accepting chemotaxis protein → MKKSIRNKIMGGFLLIILLLIGLGTFSFISFSNIHKQMNHMTQLSFEGINTAKDLEIASLEKISSLRGYLLTSDPTYLDTFQDYQTVATELAEKTIELSYTEETIDLSTKMNVLNKEYDVLADSIFSLHRSGETTKAIEVMLKQSYPKAMELRIASDDLITLKNDDIEIIEASINSSINNIMMLTIGIIGFIIILSISIGTLVTKSIVSPIKKLISICETVANGDLTQDISVNTKDEIHTLAEAYNQMVLNLRNIIHQTSEASEQVASTSQQLSASCQEVSATSEEVTSSITEIARVSDDQSIIVNDSTEKVTDIASNIHEVSNNIHIINESSKTTLRTAEDGIQSVKEAVEKMNNIKTSTEEASNSIQQLNESSKEIEKIVDAISAIADQTNLLALNAAIEAARAGEAGSGFAVVAEEVRKLAEQSGDFANKIGLLIVDIQSRIEGTVISITNNVDEVNTGAIAVDIASKNFGVIVSEINSVAMKAQDATHLTDIVSQNIEEIVNGFKNISSISQNIASSTEEIATGSEEQAATIEEVANSASYLSAMAQQLQSSIAIFKY, encoded by the coding sequence ACAGATGAATCACATGACACAGCTAAGCTTTGAGGGAATTAATACAGCTAAGGACTTGGAGATTGCCTCTCTGGAAAAAATTTCATCCCTAAGGGGTTATCTTCTTACCAGTGACCCAACTTATCTTGATACCTTTCAAGATTACCAAACAGTTGCCACAGAACTAGCTGAAAAAACCATTGAATTATCCTATACAGAAGAAACTATTGATCTGTCTACTAAGATGAATGTGTTAAATAAAGAATATGATGTATTAGCTGATTCAATTTTTTCTCTACATCGTTCTGGTGAAACCACAAAGGCAATTGAAGTTATGCTAAAACAATCTTATCCAAAGGCTATGGAGTTAAGAATAGCTTCAGACGACCTTATTACTCTTAAGAATGATGATATTGAAATAATAGAAGCTTCAATTAACAGTTCAATAAATAATATTATGATGTTAACAATAGGTATTATTGGATTTATAATTATATTAAGCATTTCTATAGGAACATTAGTTACAAAAAGCATTGTAAGTCCTATTAAAAAATTAATATCTATATGTGAAACAGTAGCTAATGGAGATTTAACACAGGATATTTCTGTAAATACAAAGGATGAAATTCATACATTAGCTGAGGCCTATAACCAGATGGTGCTTAACCTACGTAATATTATCCATCAAACCTCTGAAGCTTCTGAACAAGTAGCATCTACCAGTCAACAGCTTTCCGCCTCTTGCCAAGAAGTATCCGCAACTTCTGAAGAGGTAACCAGCAGTATTACAGAAATTGCTAGAGTATCTGATGACCAATCTATTATAGTAAATGACTCCACGGAAAAAGTAACCGATATAGCAAGTAATATACATGAAGTATCTAATAATATACATATTATTAATGAATCATCTAAAACAACTCTAAGAACCGCTGAAGATGGTATACAAAGTGTCAAAGAAGCAGTTGAGAAAATGAACAATATTAAAACATCTACAGAAGAAGCTTCTAATTCTATTCAACAATTAAACGAGAGTTCTAAGGAAATTGAAAAAATAGTAGATGCTATTAGTGCCATTGCAGATCAAACTAATCTTCTAGCACTAAATGCAGCTATAGAAGCTGCTAGAGCCGGAGAAGCAGGTAGCGGTTTTGCCGTAGTGGCAGAAGAAGTACGTAAGCTGGCGGAACAATCTGGTGACTTCGCAAATAAAATAGGTTTACTTATTGTAGATATACAAAGTAGAATTGAAGGAACTGTAATATCCATTACCAACAACGTAGACGAAGTTAATACTGGAGCCATTGCGGTTGATATAGCTAGTAAAAATTTTGGTGTAATAGTATCAGAAATAAATAGTGTAGCAATGAAGGCCCAAGATGCAACCCATCTGACAGATATTGTATCACAAAATATTGAAGAAATTGTTAATGGCTTTAAAAATATTTCTTCTATTTCTCAAAATATCGCATCCTCCACAGAGGAAATTGCAACAGGCTCTGAGGAACAGGCCGCTACCATTGAAGAAGTTGCCAATTCTGCATCTTATTTATCAGCCATGGCACAACAACTTCAAAGTTCTATTGCCATTTTTAAATATTAA